In a genomic window of Punica granatum isolate Tunisia-2019 chromosome 6, ASM765513v2, whole genome shotgun sequence:
- the LOC116209954 gene encoding uncharacterized protein LOC116209954 isoform X1 — MTMVEDKEQTRVRSAGSLSTDYATIVPIKKRRFPIVRPPSPPPDESCPTLESDEKRKESTSASQGSAVLNNTMDEGKLERSAIPQGAGASSASQQGEEASANQKNLESLSVKLALANGESGFDCSNGARKSESEGTDLCMNRSNWDLNTTMDAWEGSASDATSISTESLHDTITATGNRIDIKPLGGPSEISRVNTLGEQTAAERQLREAGAASSAPSANPQTYEDSLKLGLHISFPSNLSRGSPYLSPVTDPNTIFSRLLLASSSCSVAPVTVKSEPLEEAPKQASLGAGLGNSRSLGGQVVKHETVNKGGHEISQKSDYSTLGLFNSRSVSVKPEPACEGLPTTLKTNEETSHRLGQISLGMQNDSCTKVTESVPINCLLANNSISNRPEDGCLDSDLPVTQKASENVEKIATGITEANEAAKHDNVEKSEAKLMNELHSSSKVDVKDCAIDKEKLDVSASVMEDHSDYGYESIGNHPSTAGAEKEIVDREENEYEDGEVQDQLVADGHAEPMNATPVENVNKAEGEPDNMEFAGNSSYQCADSSSQKKEDTEMQHLSEMEDTLLDDKGQVTAGLETHLEDLSDFELDSDTTGLATVAQETIVPPADENLIKDPNIASFSDEATLPGHELSGAFAHDMDADKTENNVSNADAEKNDSILPKAESSVNSDAVGRDSNTESNRSRIINLSTTFNVSSPGKTSSASDRSMPLHDGRKRLPNVALEGDKMHLRGRDEVGNADFHRFSRERNRDMFSRNPRSGFARDRGRVPSNMCADWESEQDFGSEMHDGPVEFRATRYRYNSEYRNYNVAPEDGFVGTGWGGRKLLNDNSPNFHGPHSMRRAHGGRDGPATRGPHMVGRVPRNMSPSRCLGMDDTELVGVRHGFVRRERNIGSFSGKGLHRIHSKSPVRLRSRSPVQWSPRRRSPEGFVRHPEMAPRRSPPIYRRERMGSPDRSCFRGEVMMRRPNSPPYISRPLDDMREMNSGRDHGFSRPMMHSGNSSSRVSLRTRRYDMVNSRERAHGEYFRVPMRGARFHELSGDENTDERRRLNEKRGPVRHFRPPCGSDNKGFTYNSDDSSRTYRLCPEDDSVYHEGRNSRERQLERHPKNEPGDAHKTRKIEDQEGSFRHGVSEEFDDMPRYKRESCRSLGPDIE, encoded by the exons ATGACTATGGTGGAGGACAAAGAG CAGACCAGGGTCAGATCAGCGGGCTCACTGTCTACTGATTATGCTACCATAGTTCCCATCAAGAAACGGAGGTTCCCGATTGTTCGGCCTCCATCGCCTCCACCGGATGAGTCATGTCCAACACTGGAGTCTGATGAAAAACGAAAGGAGAGCACCTCTGCATCTCAGGGATCTGCTGTCTTGAATAACACTATGGACGAAGGTAAACTGGAGAGGTCAGCAATCCCACAGGGAGCAGGTGCTAGTTCGGCATCTCAACAGGGTGAAGAGGCTTCTGCCAATCAAAAGAATCTGGAATCCTTGTCTGTCAAGCTGGCATTAGCCAATGGAGAAAGCGGCTTTGACTGCTCTAATGGTGCAAGGAAATCAGAGAGTGAGGGCACTGATCTCTGCATGAACCGGTCAAATTGGGATTTGAATACAACAATGGATGCCTGGGAAGGCTCTGCTAGTGATGCTACTTCGATCAGCACAGAGTCACTTCACGACACAATTACTGCAACCGGTAACAGAATTGATATCAAACCTCTGGGAGGTCCCTCTGAGATCTCTCGTGTCAATACTTTAGGGGAACAGACTGCTGCAGAGCgtcaacttagagaagctgGTGCAGCATCTTCTGCGCCCTCCGCGAACCCACAAACATATGAGGACTCTCTTAAATTGGGTCTCCACATATCATTTCCATCAAACTTAAGTCGAGGGTCACCGTATTTATCTCCTGTTACTGATCCGAACACAATCTTTTCAAGACTCTTATTAGCCAGCAGCTCATGCAGTGTAGCTCCTGTGACTGTGAAATCAGAACCACTTGAAGAGGCTCCAAAACAGGCTTCTCTGGGCGCTGGATTGGGTAATTCGAGATCCTTAGGTGGACAAGTGGTGAAGCATGAAACTGTCAATAAGGGTGGGCACGAGATTTCCCAGAAATCAGATTATAGCACTTTGGGGTTGTTTAATTCTAGATCTGTATCTGTGAAGCCTGAGCCAGCTTGTGAGGGATTGCCAACAACACTAAAGACAAATGAAGAAACATCGCACAGATTGGGGCAGATATCACTAGGTATGCAAAATGATTCCTGCACCAAGGTAACAGAGTCTGTGCCAATAAATTGTCTCTTGGCGAATAATTCAATCAGCAATCGCCCTGAAGATGGTTGTCTTGATAGTGACCTGCCTGTGACTCAAAAAGCATCTGAAAATGTTGAGAAGATTGCTACAGGAATTACAGAAGCAAATGAAGCCGCCAAGCACGACAATGTGGAGAAATCTGAAGCAAAATTGATGAATGAACTTCATTCCAGTTCAAAGGTTGATGTCAAAGACTGTGCCATTGATAAAGAAAAGTTAGATGTGTCAGCCAGTGTTATGGAAGATCATTCTGATTATGGATACGAGTCAATTGGTAATCACCCTTCAACTGCAGGcgcagaaaaagaaattgttgATAGAGAAGAAAATGAGTATGAAGATGGGGAGGTCCAGGATCAACTTGTGGCTGATGGACATGCTGAACCTATGAATGCAACTCCAGTGGAAAATGTTAATAAGGCTGAAGGTGAGCCTGATAATATGGAATTTGCAGGGAATTCCAGTTATCAATGTGCAGATTCTTCATCtcagaagaaagaagacaCTGAAATGCAGCACCTTAGTGAGATGGAGGATACTCTTCTTGATGATAAGGGCCAAGTGACCGCTGGTTTAGAGACGCATCTGGAAGATTTGTCTGACTTTGAATTAGACTCTGACACCACTGGATTGGCAACTGTTGCTCAGGAAACAATTGTCCCGCCTGCTGATGAAAATCTAATTAAAGACCCGAACATTGCAAGCTTTTCTGATGAAGCTACACTCCCTGGGCATGAGCTTTCTGGGGCTTTTGCTCATGACATGGATGCTGATAAGACTGAGAATAATGTGTCTAATGCTGATGCTGAAAAGAATGATTCAATTTTGCCCAAGGCTGAATCATCTGTAAATAGCGATGCTGTAGGTAGAGATTCTAACACAGAGAGTAATAGGAGCCGGATTATAAACTTATCTACCACTTTTAATGTGTCGTCTCCAGGTAAAACAAGTTCTGCTTCTGATAGGTCTATGCCCTTGCATGATGGAAGAAAGAGATTGCCTAATGTTGCACTTGAAGGAGATAAGATGCATCTTCGAGGGAG GGATGAAGTTGGTAATGCTGATTTCCATAGATTTTCCAGAGAGAGGAATCGAGACATGTTCTCTCGGAATCCTAGATCAGGATTTGCACGCGATAGAGGAAGGGTTCCAAGTAACATGTGTGCTGACTGGGAATCTGAGCAGGATTTTGGTTCAGAAATGCATGATGGACCAGTGGAGTTCCGTGCTACCCGATACAGATATAATTCAGAGTACAGGAACTATAATGTTGCACCTGAGGATGGCTTTGTTGGTACTGGGTGGGGTGGGCGTAAACTATTGAATGACAACTCACCGAACTTTCACGGTCCGCACTCTATGAGACGGGCACATGGAGGTAGAGATGGCCCTGCAACACGTGGACCACATATGGTGGGTAGAGTACCGCGGAATATGAGCCCAAGTAGATGCCTTGGCATGGATGATACTGAATTGGTCGGAGTAAGGCATGGTTTTGTTCGGCGGGAGAGGAATATCGGGTCATTCAGTGGAAAGGGTCTTCATCGCATTCATTCGAAGTCTCCTGTAAGATTAAGAAGTCGTTCTCCTGTACAGTGGTCTCCTAGGAGGAGATCACCTGAAGGATTTGTTCGCCACCCAGAAATGGCGCCTAGAAGGTCTCCTCCAATTTATAGGAGAGAAAGAATGGGATCACCAGATCGCTCTTGCTTCCGTGGTGAGGTGATGATGAGGCGACCAAATTCTCCACCTTATATATCTCGTCCATTAGATGATATGAGGGAGATGAACTCTGGAAGAGACCATGGCTTTTCTAGGCCAATGATGCACTCTGGAAACTCATCTAGTCGGGTTTCACTCAGAACTCGGAGATATGATATGGTGAATTCTCGAGAAAGAGCTCATGGAGAGTACTTTAGGGTTCCCATGCGTGGTGCGCGGTTCCATGAACTCTCTGGAGATGAAAACACTGATGAGAGAAGACGGCTGAACGAGAAACGAGGACCTGTTAGGCACTTTAGGCCTCCTTGTGGTTCCGACAATAAAGGCTTTACTTACAATAGTGACGATAGCTCTCGGACATATCGGCTTTGCCCAGAAGATGATTCAGTCTATCATGAAGGCAGAAACTCAAGGGAGAGACAGTTGGAGAGGCATCCGAAAAATGAACCTGGGGATGCTcataaaacaagaaaaatcGAGGATCAAGAAGGGAGCTTCAGACATGGAGTGAGTGAAGAGTTCGATGACATGCCAAGATACAAAAGAGAGAG CTGCAGATCTTTAGGTCCAGACATTGAATGA
- the LOC116209954 gene encoding uncharacterized protein LOC116209954 isoform X2 codes for MTMVEDKETRVRSAGSLSTDYATIVPIKKRRFPIVRPPSPPPDESCPTLESDEKRKESTSASQGSAVLNNTMDEGKLERSAIPQGAGASSASQQGEEASANQKNLESLSVKLALANGESGFDCSNGARKSESEGTDLCMNRSNWDLNTTMDAWEGSASDATSISTESLHDTITATGNRIDIKPLGGPSEISRVNTLGEQTAAERQLREAGAASSAPSANPQTYEDSLKLGLHISFPSNLSRGSPYLSPVTDPNTIFSRLLLASSSCSVAPVTVKSEPLEEAPKQASLGAGLGNSRSLGGQVVKHETVNKGGHEISQKSDYSTLGLFNSRSVSVKPEPACEGLPTTLKTNEETSHRLGQISLGMQNDSCTKVTESVPINCLLANNSISNRPEDGCLDSDLPVTQKASENVEKIATGITEANEAAKHDNVEKSEAKLMNELHSSSKVDVKDCAIDKEKLDVSASVMEDHSDYGYESIGNHPSTAGAEKEIVDREENEYEDGEVQDQLVADGHAEPMNATPVENVNKAEGEPDNMEFAGNSSYQCADSSSQKKEDTEMQHLSEMEDTLLDDKGQVTAGLETHLEDLSDFELDSDTTGLATVAQETIVPPADENLIKDPNIASFSDEATLPGHELSGAFAHDMDADKTENNVSNADAEKNDSILPKAESSVNSDAVGRDSNTESNRSRIINLSTTFNVSSPGKTSSASDRSMPLHDGRKRLPNVALEGDKMHLRGRDEVGNADFHRFSRERNRDMFSRNPRSGFARDRGRVPSNMCADWESEQDFGSEMHDGPVEFRATRYRYNSEYRNYNVAPEDGFVGTGWGGRKLLNDNSPNFHGPHSMRRAHGGRDGPATRGPHMVGRVPRNMSPSRCLGMDDTELVGVRHGFVRRERNIGSFSGKGLHRIHSKSPVRLRSRSPVQWSPRRRSPEGFVRHPEMAPRRSPPIYRRERMGSPDRSCFRGEVMMRRPNSPPYISRPLDDMREMNSGRDHGFSRPMMHSGNSSSRVSLRTRRYDMVNSRERAHGEYFRVPMRGARFHELSGDENTDERRRLNEKRGPVRHFRPPCGSDNKGFTYNSDDSSRTYRLCPEDDSVYHEGRNSRERQLERHPKNEPGDAHKTRKIEDQEGSFRHGVSEEFDDMPRYKRESCRSLGPDIE; via the exons ATGACTATGGTGGAGGACAAAGAG ACCAGGGTCAGATCAGCGGGCTCACTGTCTACTGATTATGCTACCATAGTTCCCATCAAGAAACGGAGGTTCCCGATTGTTCGGCCTCCATCGCCTCCACCGGATGAGTCATGTCCAACACTGGAGTCTGATGAAAAACGAAAGGAGAGCACCTCTGCATCTCAGGGATCTGCTGTCTTGAATAACACTATGGACGAAGGTAAACTGGAGAGGTCAGCAATCCCACAGGGAGCAGGTGCTAGTTCGGCATCTCAACAGGGTGAAGAGGCTTCTGCCAATCAAAAGAATCTGGAATCCTTGTCTGTCAAGCTGGCATTAGCCAATGGAGAAAGCGGCTTTGACTGCTCTAATGGTGCAAGGAAATCAGAGAGTGAGGGCACTGATCTCTGCATGAACCGGTCAAATTGGGATTTGAATACAACAATGGATGCCTGGGAAGGCTCTGCTAGTGATGCTACTTCGATCAGCACAGAGTCACTTCACGACACAATTACTGCAACCGGTAACAGAATTGATATCAAACCTCTGGGAGGTCCCTCTGAGATCTCTCGTGTCAATACTTTAGGGGAACAGACTGCTGCAGAGCgtcaacttagagaagctgGTGCAGCATCTTCTGCGCCCTCCGCGAACCCACAAACATATGAGGACTCTCTTAAATTGGGTCTCCACATATCATTTCCATCAAACTTAAGTCGAGGGTCACCGTATTTATCTCCTGTTACTGATCCGAACACAATCTTTTCAAGACTCTTATTAGCCAGCAGCTCATGCAGTGTAGCTCCTGTGACTGTGAAATCAGAACCACTTGAAGAGGCTCCAAAACAGGCTTCTCTGGGCGCTGGATTGGGTAATTCGAGATCCTTAGGTGGACAAGTGGTGAAGCATGAAACTGTCAATAAGGGTGGGCACGAGATTTCCCAGAAATCAGATTATAGCACTTTGGGGTTGTTTAATTCTAGATCTGTATCTGTGAAGCCTGAGCCAGCTTGTGAGGGATTGCCAACAACACTAAAGACAAATGAAGAAACATCGCACAGATTGGGGCAGATATCACTAGGTATGCAAAATGATTCCTGCACCAAGGTAACAGAGTCTGTGCCAATAAATTGTCTCTTGGCGAATAATTCAATCAGCAATCGCCCTGAAGATGGTTGTCTTGATAGTGACCTGCCTGTGACTCAAAAAGCATCTGAAAATGTTGAGAAGATTGCTACAGGAATTACAGAAGCAAATGAAGCCGCCAAGCACGACAATGTGGAGAAATCTGAAGCAAAATTGATGAATGAACTTCATTCCAGTTCAAAGGTTGATGTCAAAGACTGTGCCATTGATAAAGAAAAGTTAGATGTGTCAGCCAGTGTTATGGAAGATCATTCTGATTATGGATACGAGTCAATTGGTAATCACCCTTCAACTGCAGGcgcagaaaaagaaattgttgATAGAGAAGAAAATGAGTATGAAGATGGGGAGGTCCAGGATCAACTTGTGGCTGATGGACATGCTGAACCTATGAATGCAACTCCAGTGGAAAATGTTAATAAGGCTGAAGGTGAGCCTGATAATATGGAATTTGCAGGGAATTCCAGTTATCAATGTGCAGATTCTTCATCtcagaagaaagaagacaCTGAAATGCAGCACCTTAGTGAGATGGAGGATACTCTTCTTGATGATAAGGGCCAAGTGACCGCTGGTTTAGAGACGCATCTGGAAGATTTGTCTGACTTTGAATTAGACTCTGACACCACTGGATTGGCAACTGTTGCTCAGGAAACAATTGTCCCGCCTGCTGATGAAAATCTAATTAAAGACCCGAACATTGCAAGCTTTTCTGATGAAGCTACACTCCCTGGGCATGAGCTTTCTGGGGCTTTTGCTCATGACATGGATGCTGATAAGACTGAGAATAATGTGTCTAATGCTGATGCTGAAAAGAATGATTCAATTTTGCCCAAGGCTGAATCATCTGTAAATAGCGATGCTGTAGGTAGAGATTCTAACACAGAGAGTAATAGGAGCCGGATTATAAACTTATCTACCACTTTTAATGTGTCGTCTCCAGGTAAAACAAGTTCTGCTTCTGATAGGTCTATGCCCTTGCATGATGGAAGAAAGAGATTGCCTAATGTTGCACTTGAAGGAGATAAGATGCATCTTCGAGGGAG GGATGAAGTTGGTAATGCTGATTTCCATAGATTTTCCAGAGAGAGGAATCGAGACATGTTCTCTCGGAATCCTAGATCAGGATTTGCACGCGATAGAGGAAGGGTTCCAAGTAACATGTGTGCTGACTGGGAATCTGAGCAGGATTTTGGTTCAGAAATGCATGATGGACCAGTGGAGTTCCGTGCTACCCGATACAGATATAATTCAGAGTACAGGAACTATAATGTTGCACCTGAGGATGGCTTTGTTGGTACTGGGTGGGGTGGGCGTAAACTATTGAATGACAACTCACCGAACTTTCACGGTCCGCACTCTATGAGACGGGCACATGGAGGTAGAGATGGCCCTGCAACACGTGGACCACATATGGTGGGTAGAGTACCGCGGAATATGAGCCCAAGTAGATGCCTTGGCATGGATGATACTGAATTGGTCGGAGTAAGGCATGGTTTTGTTCGGCGGGAGAGGAATATCGGGTCATTCAGTGGAAAGGGTCTTCATCGCATTCATTCGAAGTCTCCTGTAAGATTAAGAAGTCGTTCTCCTGTACAGTGGTCTCCTAGGAGGAGATCACCTGAAGGATTTGTTCGCCACCCAGAAATGGCGCCTAGAAGGTCTCCTCCAATTTATAGGAGAGAAAGAATGGGATCACCAGATCGCTCTTGCTTCCGTGGTGAGGTGATGATGAGGCGACCAAATTCTCCACCTTATATATCTCGTCCATTAGATGATATGAGGGAGATGAACTCTGGAAGAGACCATGGCTTTTCTAGGCCAATGATGCACTCTGGAAACTCATCTAGTCGGGTTTCACTCAGAACTCGGAGATATGATATGGTGAATTCTCGAGAAAGAGCTCATGGAGAGTACTTTAGGGTTCCCATGCGTGGTGCGCGGTTCCATGAACTCTCTGGAGATGAAAACACTGATGAGAGAAGACGGCTGAACGAGAAACGAGGACCTGTTAGGCACTTTAGGCCTCCTTGTGGTTCCGACAATAAAGGCTTTACTTACAATAGTGACGATAGCTCTCGGACATATCGGCTTTGCCCAGAAGATGATTCAGTCTATCATGAAGGCAGAAACTCAAGGGAGAGACAGTTGGAGAGGCATCCGAAAAATGAACCTGGGGATGCTcataaaacaagaaaaatcGAGGATCAAGAAGGGAGCTTCAGACATGGAGTGAGTGAAGAGTTCGATGACATGCCAAGATACAAAAGAGAGAG CTGCAGATCTTTAGGTCCAGACATTGAATGA
- the LOC116209954 gene encoding uncharacterized protein LOC116209954 isoform X3, with product MTMVEDKEQTRVRSAGSLSTDYATIVPIKKRRFPIVRPPSPPPDESCPTLESDEKRKESTSASQGSAVLNNTMDEGKLERSAIPQGAGASSASQQGEEASANQKNLESLSVKLALANGESGFDCSNGARKSESEGTDLCMNRSNWDLNTTMDAWEGSASDATSISTESLHDTITATGNRIDIKPLGGPSEISRVNTLGEQTAAERQLREAGAASSAPSANPQTYEDSLKLGLHISFPSNLSRGSPYLSPVTDPNTIFSRLLLASSSCSVAPVTVKSEPLEEAPKQASLGAGLGNSRSLGGQVVKHETVNKGGHEISQKSDYSTLGLFNSRSVSVKPEPACEGLPTTLKTNEETSHRLGQISLGMQNDSCTKVTESVPINCLLANNSISNRPEDGCLDSDLPVTQKASENVEKIATGITEANEAAKHDNVEKSEAKLMNELHSSSKVDVKDCAIDKEKLDVSASVMEDHSDYGYESIGNHPSTAGAEKEIVDREENEYEDGEVQDQLVADGHAEPMNATPVENVNKAEGEPDNMEFAGNSSYQCADSSSQKKEDTEMQHLSEMEDTLLDDKGQVTAGLETHLEDLSDFELDSDTTGLATVAQETIVPPADENLIKDPNIASFSDEATLPGHELSGAFAHDMDADKTENNVSNADAEKNDSILPKAESSVNSDAVGRDSNTESNRSRIINLSTTFNVSSPGKTSSASDRSMPLHDGRKRLPNVALEGDKMHLRGRDEVGNADFHRFSRERNRDMFSRNPRSGFARDRGRVPSNMCADWESEQDFGSEMHDGPVEFRATRYRYNSEYRNYNVAPEDGFVGTGWGGRKLLNDNSPNFHGPHSMRRAHGGRDGPATRGPHMVGRVPRNMSPSRCLGMDDTELVGVRHGFVRRERNIGSFSGKGLHRIHSKSPVRLRSRSPVQWSPRRRSPEGFVRHPEMAPRRSPPIYRRERMGSPDRSCFRGEVMMRRPNSPPYISRPLDDMREMNSGRDHGFSRPMMHSGNSSSRVSLRTRRYDMVNSRERAHGEYFRVPMRGARFHELSGDENTDERRRLNEKRGPVRHFRPPCGSDNKGFTYNSDDSSRTYRLCPEDDSVYHEGRNSRERQLERHPKNEPGDAHKTRKIEDQEGSFRHGVSEEFDDMPRYKRERF from the exons ATGACTATGGTGGAGGACAAAGAG CAGACCAGGGTCAGATCAGCGGGCTCACTGTCTACTGATTATGCTACCATAGTTCCCATCAAGAAACGGAGGTTCCCGATTGTTCGGCCTCCATCGCCTCCACCGGATGAGTCATGTCCAACACTGGAGTCTGATGAAAAACGAAAGGAGAGCACCTCTGCATCTCAGGGATCTGCTGTCTTGAATAACACTATGGACGAAGGTAAACTGGAGAGGTCAGCAATCCCACAGGGAGCAGGTGCTAGTTCGGCATCTCAACAGGGTGAAGAGGCTTCTGCCAATCAAAAGAATCTGGAATCCTTGTCTGTCAAGCTGGCATTAGCCAATGGAGAAAGCGGCTTTGACTGCTCTAATGGTGCAAGGAAATCAGAGAGTGAGGGCACTGATCTCTGCATGAACCGGTCAAATTGGGATTTGAATACAACAATGGATGCCTGGGAAGGCTCTGCTAGTGATGCTACTTCGATCAGCACAGAGTCACTTCACGACACAATTACTGCAACCGGTAACAGAATTGATATCAAACCTCTGGGAGGTCCCTCTGAGATCTCTCGTGTCAATACTTTAGGGGAACAGACTGCTGCAGAGCgtcaacttagagaagctgGTGCAGCATCTTCTGCGCCCTCCGCGAACCCACAAACATATGAGGACTCTCTTAAATTGGGTCTCCACATATCATTTCCATCAAACTTAAGTCGAGGGTCACCGTATTTATCTCCTGTTACTGATCCGAACACAATCTTTTCAAGACTCTTATTAGCCAGCAGCTCATGCAGTGTAGCTCCTGTGACTGTGAAATCAGAACCACTTGAAGAGGCTCCAAAACAGGCTTCTCTGGGCGCTGGATTGGGTAATTCGAGATCCTTAGGTGGACAAGTGGTGAAGCATGAAACTGTCAATAAGGGTGGGCACGAGATTTCCCAGAAATCAGATTATAGCACTTTGGGGTTGTTTAATTCTAGATCTGTATCTGTGAAGCCTGAGCCAGCTTGTGAGGGATTGCCAACAACACTAAAGACAAATGAAGAAACATCGCACAGATTGGGGCAGATATCACTAGGTATGCAAAATGATTCCTGCACCAAGGTAACAGAGTCTGTGCCAATAAATTGTCTCTTGGCGAATAATTCAATCAGCAATCGCCCTGAAGATGGTTGTCTTGATAGTGACCTGCCTGTGACTCAAAAAGCATCTGAAAATGTTGAGAAGATTGCTACAGGAATTACAGAAGCAAATGAAGCCGCCAAGCACGACAATGTGGAGAAATCTGAAGCAAAATTGATGAATGAACTTCATTCCAGTTCAAAGGTTGATGTCAAAGACTGTGCCATTGATAAAGAAAAGTTAGATGTGTCAGCCAGTGTTATGGAAGATCATTCTGATTATGGATACGAGTCAATTGGTAATCACCCTTCAACTGCAGGcgcagaaaaagaaattgttgATAGAGAAGAAAATGAGTATGAAGATGGGGAGGTCCAGGATCAACTTGTGGCTGATGGACATGCTGAACCTATGAATGCAACTCCAGTGGAAAATGTTAATAAGGCTGAAGGTGAGCCTGATAATATGGAATTTGCAGGGAATTCCAGTTATCAATGTGCAGATTCTTCATCtcagaagaaagaagacaCTGAAATGCAGCACCTTAGTGAGATGGAGGATACTCTTCTTGATGATAAGGGCCAAGTGACCGCTGGTTTAGAGACGCATCTGGAAGATTTGTCTGACTTTGAATTAGACTCTGACACCACTGGATTGGCAACTGTTGCTCAGGAAACAATTGTCCCGCCTGCTGATGAAAATCTAATTAAAGACCCGAACATTGCAAGCTTTTCTGATGAAGCTACACTCCCTGGGCATGAGCTTTCTGGGGCTTTTGCTCATGACATGGATGCTGATAAGACTGAGAATAATGTGTCTAATGCTGATGCTGAAAAGAATGATTCAATTTTGCCCAAGGCTGAATCATCTGTAAATAGCGATGCTGTAGGTAGAGATTCTAACACAGAGAGTAATAGGAGCCGGATTATAAACTTATCTACCACTTTTAATGTGTCGTCTCCAGGTAAAACAAGTTCTGCTTCTGATAGGTCTATGCCCTTGCATGATGGAAGAAAGAGATTGCCTAATGTTGCACTTGAAGGAGATAAGATGCATCTTCGAGGGAG GGATGAAGTTGGTAATGCTGATTTCCATAGATTTTCCAGAGAGAGGAATCGAGACATGTTCTCTCGGAATCCTAGATCAGGATTTGCACGCGATAGAGGAAGGGTTCCAAGTAACATGTGTGCTGACTGGGAATCTGAGCAGGATTTTGGTTCAGAAATGCATGATGGACCAGTGGAGTTCCGTGCTACCCGATACAGATATAATTCAGAGTACAGGAACTATAATGTTGCACCTGAGGATGGCTTTGTTGGTACTGGGTGGGGTGGGCGTAAACTATTGAATGACAACTCACCGAACTTTCACGGTCCGCACTCTATGAGACGGGCACATGGAGGTAGAGATGGCCCTGCAACACGTGGACCACATATGGTGGGTAGAGTACCGCGGAATATGAGCCCAAGTAGATGCCTTGGCATGGATGATACTGAATTGGTCGGAGTAAGGCATGGTTTTGTTCGGCGGGAGAGGAATATCGGGTCATTCAGTGGAAAGGGTCTTCATCGCATTCATTCGAAGTCTCCTGTAAGATTAAGAAGTCGTTCTCCTGTACAGTGGTCTCCTAGGAGGAGATCACCTGAAGGATTTGTTCGCCACCCAGAAATGGCGCCTAGAAGGTCTCCTCCAATTTATAGGAGAGAAAGAATGGGATCACCAGATCGCTCTTGCTTCCGTGGTGAGGTGATGATGAGGCGACCAAATTCTCCACCTTATATATCTCGTCCATTAGATGATATGAGGGAGATGAACTCTGGAAGAGACCATGGCTTTTCTAGGCCAATGATGCACTCTGGAAACTCATCTAGTCGGGTTTCACTCAGAACTCGGAGATATGATATGGTGAATTCTCGAGAAAGAGCTCATGGAGAGTACTTTAGGGTTCCCATGCGTGGTGCGCGGTTCCATGAACTCTCTGGAGATGAAAACACTGATGAGAGAAGACGGCTGAACGAGAAACGAGGACCTGTTAGGCACTTTAGGCCTCCTTGTGGTTCCGACAATAAAGGCTTTACTTACAATAGTGACGATAGCTCTCGGACATATCGGCTTTGCCCAGAAGATGATTCAGTCTATCATGAAGGCAGAAACTCAAGGGAGAGACAGTTGGAGAGGCATCCGAAAAATGAACCTGGGGATGCTcataaaacaagaaaaatcGAGGATCAAGAAGGGAGCTTCAGACATGGAGTGAGTGAAGAGTTCGATGACATGCCAAGATACAAAAGAGAGAGGTTCTGA
- the LOC116209863 gene encoding 60S ribosomal protein L35 gives MARIKVHELRNKSKAELLNQLKDLKAELALLRVAKVTGGAPNKLSKIKVVRLSIAQVLTVISQKQKAALREAYKNKKFLPLDLRPKKTRAIRRRLTKHQASLKTEKEKKKEMYFPLRKYAIKV, from the exons ATGG CTCGGATCAAGGTTCATGAGCTGAGGAACAAGTCGAAGGCGGAGCTGCTGAACCAGCTGAAGGATCTGAAGGCGGAGCTCGCTCTCCTCCGCGTTGCCAAGGTCACCGGCGGCGCTCCTAACAAGCTCTCCAAAAt CAAGGTGGTGAGACTGTCGATAGCTCAAGTGTTGACGGTCATATCACAGAAGCAGAAGGCGGCTCTGAGGGAAGCCTACAAGAACAAGAAATTCTTGCCCCTCGACCTCCGCCCCAAGAAGACCCGCGCCATTCGTAGACGCCTCACCAAGCACCAG GCATCGTTGAAGAccgaaaaggagaagaagaaggagatgtATTTCCCCCTGAGGAAGTATGCAATCAAGGTttaa